A region from the Planctomycetaceae bacterium genome encodes:
- a CDS encoding DNA topoisomerase IV subunit A, with product MTKKTALPVTEKIINAAKDVQDKIMKRQKPTMSTPVRSLGNVKYVSNAGHFEILGKNKVRTLTVSTVKTFAQTLKMMSLSKELIDTKDMATKREAYYISKNWGKAGFDEQPESDTIMDDIEAMFGVNREQLKFIPEEKGGEVAGKLFVIDHDAKGNKLKIDCTKFGSGSYSIPTDVENLEFQSDAKFILAIETAGAFQRLVKYDYWDKNNCILISMGGVPTRACRRFIRRLSDKLKAPVYAFVDGDPYGYFNIYRTLKVGSGNAAHLNEYFCVPKSSFLGVTPQDIIDFKLPTHPLKDVDIKRAKDALKNDPFVKHHKPWQAAINQMLNMGVRVEQQAFAKHGLDFVVNEYLPKKLKNPAKFLP from the coding sequence ATGACTAAAAAAACAGCATTACCTGTAACTGAAAAAATCATAAACGCCGCTAAGGACGTTCAGGACAAGATTATGAAACGGCAAAAGCCGACGATGTCGACACCTGTTCGTTCACTGGGGAACGTAAAATATGTGTCCAACGCCGGACATTTCGAAATCCTCGGCAAAAACAAAGTACGAACTCTGACTGTCAGCACAGTAAAGACTTTCGCGCAAACATTAAAAATGATGTCTCTCTCGAAAGAGCTAATCGACACAAAAGATATGGCAACCAAAAGAGAGGCCTACTATATCTCCAAAAACTGGGGCAAGGCCGGCTTCGATGAGCAGCCGGAATCCGACACGATTATGGACGACATCGAGGCGATGTTCGGCGTCAATCGTGAACAGTTGAAATTCATCCCTGAAGAAAAAGGCGGCGAAGTCGCAGGCAAACTTTTTGTCATCGACCACGATGCCAAGGGCAACAAGCTGAAAATCGACTGCACAAAATTCGGTTCAGGTTCATATTCAATTCCCACCGACGTTGAGAATCTCGAATTCCAAAGCGACGCGAAATTCATCCTCGCCATAGAAACCGCCGGTGCGTTCCAGCGGCTTGTCAAATACGATTACTGGGACAAGAACAACTGCATCCTTATCAGTATGGGCGGCGTTCCAACCCGCGCGTGCAGACGTTTCATCCGCAGACTTTCAGACAAATTGAAAGCTCCTGTTTACGCCTTTGTCGATGGCGACCCTTACGGATATTTCAATATTTACAGAACATTGAAAGTAGGCTCCGGAAACGCGGCGCATCTTAACGAATATTTCTGCGTTCCAAAATCATCATTCCTCGGCGTTACGCCGCAGGATATTATAGACTTTAAACTGCCGACGCATCCGCTGAAAGACGTGGATATAAAGCGAGCAAAGGACGCTCTGAAAAACGACCCCTTCGTAAAACACCATAAACCATGGCAGGCGGCGATAAATCAAATGCTTAATATGGGCGTCCGTGTCGAGCAGCAGGCTTTCGCGAAGCACGGCCTTGATTTCGTTGTGAATGAATATTTGCCGAAAAAACTGAAGAACCCGGCAAAATTTCTTCCATAA
- a CDS encoding tetratricopeptide repeat-containing serine protease family protein: protein MRIRLFLLIVIFTSYSVCKASSPSIDELLVQAQAGDANSQYSLGIMYHVGRNVDQDYNEAIKWFSQSAQQGNAKAQYELAQMYENGQSVVQNYNLAFEWYAKSAIQSCAKAQYSLGRFYKDGVGTGRDYNQALSWFTMAAGQGMNEAQFELGVMYFKGHGVEQDDAEAEKWLIKAAQQNNAKAQYCLGLLYCKDRDDEIKHNYKEAVRWFSKAGAQNHIDSQYLLGVMYCRGEGVPQDYKTAAKWFTKAASQGSARAQLVLGACYWNGQGVAIDYVESLKWMSLATMNGDKDARLLKNEIRDKMTDAEIEEAQRRINKIKKVKGYLVEKETSLKNAGAASEKAEYTATGFFITSDGYILTAYHAVGKSENIQVLHNKQQYKAKIVGTDESLDIALLKIDGNDFSTLPLSDSTAHTGDAVFTIGYPQVSLQGTEPKFTEGSISSLSGSADNPNYFQISVPVQPGNSGGPLISQQGEVIGMVVARLNDISALLATGSVPQNVNYALKSTFILNFLNSTPQLAQKLTSNSSEKNRASAIDNAKKSVVLITARK, encoded by the coding sequence ATGCGAATACGTTTATTCCTGCTAATTGTCATTTTTACATCATACAGCGTATGTAAGGCTTCCTCTCCGTCAATTGATGAATTGCTTGTCCAGGCGCAGGCAGGCGACGCGAACAGCCAATATTCGCTCGGCATAATGTATCACGTAGGCCGAAATGTCGATCAGGATTACAACGAAGCGATAAAATGGTTTTCACAATCAGCCCAGCAGGGAAACGCAAAAGCCCAATACGAACTGGCCCAAATGTACGAAAACGGCCAATCCGTCGTACAAAATTATAATCTCGCGTTCGAATGGTACGCTAAATCCGCAATTCAAAGCTGCGCAAAAGCTCAATACAGTCTCGGCAGATTCTACAAGGACGGCGTCGGAACAGGCCGTGATTACAATCAGGCTCTTTCATGGTTCACTATGGCTGCCGGTCAGGGAATGAACGAGGCACAATTTGAGCTTGGTGTTATGTACTTCAAGGGACACGGCGTTGAGCAGGATGACGCAGAGGCGGAAAAATGGCTCATCAAGGCTGCCCAGCAGAATAACGCCAAGGCACAATATTGCCTCGGCCTTTTGTACTGCAAAGACAGAGACGACGAAATTAAACATAATTATAAAGAAGCGGTGAGGTGGTTCTCGAAGGCAGGCGCTCAAAATCATATTGACTCGCAATACCTTCTTGGTGTGATGTATTGCAGAGGCGAAGGCGTGCCGCAGGATTATAAAACAGCCGCCAAATGGTTCACAAAGGCCGCTTCGCAGGGTTCGGCAAGAGCGCAATTAGTTCTCGGAGCCTGCTACTGGAACGGCCAGGGCGTTGCCATCGATTATGTGGAAAGTTTAAAATGGATGTCGCTTGCCACTATGAACGGCGATAAAGACGCCAGACTGCTCAAAAATGAAATCCGCGATAAAATGACCGACGCTGAAATAGAAGAGGCACAAAGAAGAATCAACAAAATAAAAAAAGTAAAAGGTTACCTTGTCGAAAAAGAAACAAGCCTGAAAAACGCTGGCGCCGCTTCGGAAAAAGCAGAATACACGGCAACGGGATTTTTTATCACATCGGACGGATACATCCTGACAGCTTATCACGCAGTGGGAAAATCTGAAAATATTCAGGTACTTCACAATAAGCAGCAATATAAAGCCAAAATAGTCGGCACGGATGAATCACTCGATATCGCCCTGCTGAAAATCGACGGTAACGATTTTTCAACTTTACCATTATCAGATTCTACAGCGCACACCGGCGATGCAGTATTTACGATAGGTTATCCGCAGGTTTCGCTTCAGGGCACAGAACCGAAATTTACCGAAGGCTCAATCAGTTCGCTTTCCGGCTCGGCTGACAATCCAAACTATTTCCAAATCAGCGTACCTGTCCAGCCGGGTAATTCCGGCGGGCCGCTCATCAGTCAACAAGGCGAAGTAATAGGTATGGTTGTCGCAAGACTCAACGATATATCCGCCCTTTTGGCCACAGGGTCGGTACCTCAAAACGTCAATTACGCACTGAAAAGCACGTTTATTCTGAACTTTTTAAACTCCACGCCCCAGCTGGCCCAAAAGCTCACATCAAATAGTTCAGAAAAAAACAGAGCCTCCGCTATCGACAACGCCAAAAAATCTGTAGTTTTAATTACCGCACGTAAATAA
- a CDS encoding secondary thiamine-phosphate synthase enzyme YjbQ yields the protein MKIINDSFFVETDKRNQMLDITDEVQNIINKSGIAQGTVIIFCPHTTGAITINENADPDVVHDVLLTLSEIIPANRKGYRHSEGNSDSHVKSSLVGCSETVIIKDGKMLLGTWQGIYFCEFDGPRRRTVKIQITGR from the coding sequence ATGAAAATTATTAATGATTCATTCTTTGTCGAAACAGACAAACGCAATCAAATGCTCGATATTACCGATGAGGTTCAAAATATCATTAACAAATCAGGAATCGCGCAGGGCACAGTAATAATTTTCTGCCCGCACACAACCGGCGCAATAACAATTAATGAAAATGCCGACCCCGATGTCGTGCACGATGTCCTGCTGACGCTTTCGGAAATTATCCCCGCAAATCGCAAGGGTTACCGGCACAGCGAAGGAAATTCTGATTCTCACGTAAAAAGTTCACTTGTCGGATGCAGTGAGACGGTAATAATAAAGGATGGCAAAATGCTGCTGGGCACCTGGCAGGGAATTTACTTTTGCGAATTCGACGGCCCCCGCAGAAGAACCGTTAAAATCCAGATTACAGGCCGGTAA
- the argS gene encoding arginine--tRNA ligase codes for MKPAIQIISERISNAIQKATGQNIPAIVTAATDAKFGDYQSNNALALAKQLKANPRQLAEKIIANLEIDDICQTPEIAGAGFINLRLKPEFITKSLSDIKNDTENLGIDKSQKAKTVVVDFSGPNIAKQMHVGHLRSTIIGDSICRMLKQAGCNVIPQNHIGDWGTQFGMLIADRKKNNKTSYDISDLEKSYREAKQQFDTDTDFASMSGDCVVKLHSGDKEIIQEWKNIVEESLQPCEEIYKTLNAVLTRKDVRGESYYRDMLANVVDDLKKAGLAVESDGAICVFPEGFKTKEGNPMPFIIQKTDGAFLYATTDLAALRFRVDELKADEIIYVTDARQKLHFEMLFKVAEMAGWKKNTNLVHITFGSVLGEDGKPLKTRSGENVKLKELLDEAVKRAKQVVEEKNPQLAENEKEQIAQAVGIGAVKYADYANNRTSDYIFSFDKMLAMDGNTAPYMQYAYARVKSIGRKGLEKGIDTVKELADLKQITLNEPAELELAKQLIRYGEAFNVAIADLKPNFLTAYLYDLAGKFSAFYNACPVLDSEPETRASRLLLCELTAQIIKHGLTNLLGIDVLEKM; via the coding sequence ATGAAACCTGCAATTCAAATAATTTCTGAACGAATAAGTAACGCGATTCAAAAGGCAACCGGCCAAAATATCCCCGCGATTGTAACGGCTGCCACCGACGCGAAATTCGGCGATTATCAAAGCAATAACGCGCTTGCCCTTGCCAAACAATTAAAGGCAAACCCCCGCCAGCTTGCTGAAAAGATTATAGCCAATCTTGAAATAGACGATATTTGCCAAACGCCGGAAATTGCCGGCGCAGGCTTCATAAATTTAAGACTGAAACCGGAATTTATTACAAAATCTCTTTCTGATATAAAAAACGATACCGAAAATCTCGGCATCGATAAATCCCAAAAAGCAAAAACTGTCGTGGTCGATTTTTCCGGCCCGAACATCGCAAAACAGATGCACGTCGGCCATTTGCGAAGCACAATCATCGGCGATAGTATTTGCCGAATGTTGAAACAGGCCGGCTGTAATGTTATCCCGCAAAACCATATCGGCGACTGGGGAACACAATTTGGAATGTTGATAGCTGATCGTAAAAAGAACAATAAAACATCTTATGACATCTCTGATCTTGAAAAATCATATCGTGAGGCTAAACAACAATTTGACACAGATACCGATTTTGCAAGTATGTCTGGTGATTGTGTAGTCAAGTTACATTCTGGCGATAAAGAAATCATTCAAGAATGGAAAAATATTGTAGAGGAATCTCTTCAACCCTGTGAAGAAATTTACAAAACGCTAAATGCCGTTTTAACGCGGAAAGACGTTAGAGGTGAAAGTTATTATAGAGATATGCTTGCAAATGTCGTTGACGACTTAAAAAAAGCGGGATTGGCGGTTGAATCTGACGGTGCGATTTGCGTTTTCCCGGAAGGATTCAAAACAAAAGAAGGCAATCCTATGCCTTTCATCATCCAAAAGACTGACGGCGCGTTTCTTTACGCGACAACGGATTTGGCGGCACTGCGTTTCCGTGTTGACGAATTAAAAGCAGATGAAATTATCTATGTAACTGACGCTCGGCAGAAGCTGCACTTTGAAATGCTGTTTAAAGTAGCTGAAATGGCCGGCTGGAAGAAAAATACAAATCTTGTTCATATCACTTTCGGCTCTGTTCTCGGCGAAGACGGAAAGCCTTTAAAAACACGCTCCGGCGAAAATGTGAAACTCAAAGAGCTGCTTGATGAGGCGGTAAAAAGAGCAAAGCAGGTCGTCGAAGAAAAAAATCCGCAGCTTGCTGAAAATGAAAAAGAACAAATCGCACAGGCTGTCGGTATCGGCGCGGTCAAATACGCCGACTATGCAAACAATAGAACGAGCGATTATATTTTCAGTTTCGATAAGATGCTGGCGATGGACGGCAACACCGCTCCGTATATGCAGTACGCTTACGCGCGTGTAAAATCCATCGGCCGAAAAGGACTGGAAAAAGGCATCGATACCGTAAAAGAATTGGCCGATTTAAAACAAATTACTTTAAACGAGCCTGCGGAATTAGAACTGGCTAAACAGCTCATCCGGTACGGCGAAGCGTTTAATGTCGCGATTGCCGATTTGAAGCCGAATTTCCTTACTGCTTATCTTTACGATTTGGCGGGTAAGTTCAGCGCGTTTTATAATGCGTGCCCTGTTCTGGATTCCGAGCCGGAAACAAGAGCATCGCGGCTTTTGCTTTGCGAGCTAACGGCACAAATAATTAAGCACGGTTTGACAAATTTACTTGGCATAGACGTTCTCGAAAAAATGTGA
- a CDS encoding nucleotidyltransferase, which produces MKDKFINLIDKLRDHNVEFVIIGGLASIIHGSTRTTQDIDICCKFSSENLRKLFGAIKDKHPVHRMNPKRPVLVLNDENIKKFKNLYIDTDIGQLDCLGEVQGIGQFDEVLKNAITINIDKKTYNVLSLDALIKSKKTLNRPQDKQDVLHLEAIKQAKKDERKK; this is translated from the coding sequence ATGAAAGATAAATTTATAAATTTGATTGATAAACTGCGCGACCACAATGTCGAATTCGTTATCATTGGTGGTCTGGCGAGCATTATTCACGGTTCAACCAGAACCACACAGGACATAGATATCTGTTGCAAATTCTCTTCAGAGAATCTTCGCAAATTATTTGGAGCCATTAAGGATAAACATCCAGTTCACAGAATGAATCCTAAGCGTCCGGTTTTGGTTTTAAACGATGAGAATATAAAAAAATTTAAAAATCTTTACATAGACACAGATATTGGACAATTGGATTGCCTCGGTGAAGTACAGGGAATTGGCCAATTCGATGAAGTTTTAAAAAATGCGATTACAATCAATATCGATAAAAAAACATACAACGTATTAAGCCTGGATGCGTTGATTAAGTCAAAAAAAACACTCAATCGACCGCAGGACAAACAGGATGTTTTGCATCTTGAGGCAATAAAACAGGCTAAAAAAGATGAAAGAAAAAAATGA
- a CDS encoding DUF433 domain-containing protein codes for MNWRDYVISNPEICHGNACIKGTRIPVSVVLDNLAAGLSAEEIIRSYPSLGRESILASIAYAAELAHERILPIPA; via the coding sequence ATGAATTGGCGTGATTATGTAATTTCCAATCCGGAGATTTGTCATGGTAATGCCTGCATTAAAGGTACAAGGATACCGGTATCTGTTGTACTGGATAATCTGGCAGCCGGTCTTTCCGCAGAGGAAATTATTCGCAGCTATCCGTCTTTGGGGCGTGAATCGATTTTGGCATCGATTGCTTACGCAGCAGAACTTGCACACGAACGTATTTTACCTATACCGGCCTGA
- the rsfS gene encoding ribosome silencing factor, giving the protein MAKKKVAVKKKTSKKKAETTAREFAIEAAKIALHNNCTDVVVLDLTGKSPATDYFIIATGTSDRQTRTVADDITEYGKKHDFKIFGRAGYDQGKWVLLDFVTVVVHVFNEEFRQFYDLELLWGDAEKLKIEE; this is encoded by the coding sequence TTGGCAAAGAAAAAAGTTGCTGTAAAAAAGAAGACTTCGAAAAAGAAAGCTGAAACAACCGCAAGGGAATTCGCGATTGAAGCGGCGAAAATCGCTCTGCATAACAATTGTACGGATGTAGTTGTTCTCGACCTTACCGGCAAAAGCCCCGCGACCGATTATTTCATTATCGCAACCGGCACAAGCGACCGTCAGACTCGTACCGTCGCCGACGATATTACCGAGTATGGCAAGAAGCACGATTTCAAAATCTTCGGCCGCGCAGGTTACGACCAGGGCAAATGGGTTCTGCTGGATTTTGTGACCGTGGTTGTTCACGTATTCAACGAAGAGTTCAGGCAGTTTTACGATTTGGAACTGCTATGGGGAGACGCTGAAAAATTGAAGATTGAAGAATGA
- a CDS encoding sodium-translocating pyrophosphatase: MKNSFTRTGSLVAVLFMAAAAMAQECATGCSLASTFGSIPTLWWIAPLSSIAALIFAYVFYKMMMGANPGNAKMIEIAQYVKEGAYAYLFRQYRVVAMVFVVLLVIFAVLAKMGIQNPFVPVAFLTGGLFSGICGFLGMKTATNASNRTAQGASESLNRGLQVAFRSGAVMGLVVVGFGLFDISLWFIILDQFVYTAKNMATGLNFLGLQLVPVGMHAEHKLVEITTTMITFGMGASTQALFARVGGGIFTKAADVGADLVGKVEAGIPEDDPRNPATIADNVGDNVGDVAGMGADLYESYCGSILATMALGAAMAMKTDADVLKSVLAPMVVAGIGIILSIIGIFMVRCKEDATQKNLLRSLLIGTLGSSVLIIFGLLFLVKFEWITWGVFGSVISGLIAGVIIGQFTEYYTSDEYKPTKGIADQAVMGPATTIIDGFATGMYSSGLPVITIVIGIICAFAFAGGFTTPTMGLYGIGFAAVGMLSTLGITLATDAYGPIADNAGGNAEMSGLDKEVRKRTDALDSLGNTTAATGKGFAIGSAALTAMALLASFIEEIRIWIGRLADAAPEKVYQVGQYLFSSNGQVEGTVSAKTAAITDFVRAYELTIMNPKLICGLFIGSMMSFVFCAMTIKAVGRAAGAMVNEVRRQFKEIVGIMDGTGKPDYARCVSISTAGAQREMVLPSLLAIIVPVATGLLLGVAGVMGLLTGGLTCGFVLAITLNNAGGAWDNAKKYIEKGAHGGKGSPAHKAAVVGDTVGDPFKDTAGPSMNILIKLMCMVSVVFSGVIVKFAPMISEFLHLGK; the protein is encoded by the coding sequence GTGAAAAATTCGTTCACAAGGACTGGATCATTAGTCGCTGTATTGTTTATGGCAGCAGCGGCGATGGCACAGGAATGCGCCACAGGATGTTCATTGGCCTCAACGTTTGGGTCGATTCCCACGTTATGGTGGATCGCCCCGCTGTCATCGATAGCGGCTCTGATTTTCGCGTACGTCTTCTACAAGATGATGATGGGCGCAAATCCCGGCAACGCTAAGATGATTGAAATCGCACAGTATGTAAAGGAAGGCGCTTATGCTTACCTTTTCAGACAGTACAGAGTTGTAGCGATGGTTTTTGTCGTTCTTCTGGTCATCTTCGCTGTACTGGCGAAAATGGGAATCCAGAACCCGTTTGTGCCGGTCGCGTTTTTAACCGGCGGTTTGTTTAGCGGTATTTGCGGCTTTCTGGGTATGAAGACCGCGACGAACGCATCTAACAGAACAGCACAAGGCGCAAGCGAAAGCCTTAATAGAGGTCTTCAGGTCGCGTTCAGAAGCGGCGCTGTTATGGGTTTGGTCGTAGTAGGTTTCGGTCTTTTCGATATTTCTCTTTGGTTCATTATTCTTGACCAATTCGTTTATACCGCAAAGAATATGGCGACCGGTTTGAATTTTCTCGGCCTTCAGCTTGTGCCGGTTGGAATGCACGCGGAACATAAACTCGTTGAAATAACAACTACAATGATTACTTTCGGTATGGGTGCTTCGACACAGGCTCTGTTCGCTCGTGTCGGCGGCGGTATCTTCACAAAAGCTGCTGACGTTGGCGCTGACCTCGTTGGTAAAGTTGAAGCCGGTATTCCGGAAGACGATCCAAGAAACCCGGCTACAATCGCTGACAACGTAGGCGATAACGTAGGCGACGTCGCAGGTATGGGTGCAGACCTCTACGAAAGCTATTGCGGTTCGATTCTGGCTACTATGGCTCTGGGTGCCGCTATGGCAATGAAAACCGATGCTGATGTTCTTAAATCAGTTTTGGCTCCAATGGTTGTCGCAGGCATTGGCATTATTCTCTCAATTATCGGTATCTTTATGGTCAGATGCAAAGAAGACGCGACACAGAAAAATCTGCTGCGTTCGCTTCTGATTGGAACTTTGGGAAGTTCGGTACTTATCATCTTCGGACTCCTTTTCCTTGTGAAATTCGAATGGATTACCTGGGGCGTTTTCGGTTCTGTAATATCAGGTCTTATCGCCGGCGTAATTATCGGCCAGTTTACCGAATACTACACATCAGATGAATATAAGCCTACAAAAGGCATCGCAGACCAGGCTGTTATGGGCCCGGCCACAACCATCATCGATGGTTTCGCGACAGGTATGTATTCTTCAGGTCTTCCTGTTATCACAATCGTTATCGGCATCATTTGTGCGTTCGCCTTCGCAGGCGGCTTCACAACCCCGACAATGGGTCTTTACGGTATCGGCTTTGCAGCAGTTGGTATGCTCTCAACTCTGGGCATTACACTGGCAACCGACGCTTATGGCCCAATCGCTGACAACGCAGGCGGAAACGCTGAAATGAGCGGACTTGACAAAGAAGTAAGAAAAAGAACAGATGCTCTCGATTCATTGGGCAATACAACAGCGGCGACAGGCAAAGGTTTCGCTATCGGTTCAGCCGCTCTGACAGCTATGGCTCTTCTTGCTTCATTCATCGAAGAAATCAGAATCTGGATTGGTCGTCTTGCCGATGCAGCTCCTGAAAAAGTTTATCAGGTCGGACAATACCTGTTCAGCTCAAACGGTCAGGTCGAAGGCACCGTTTCAGCAAAAACAGCGGCAATCACCGATTTCGTTCGTGCTTATGAACTTACAATTATGAACCCGAAACTCATTTGCGGATTGTTCATCGGATCTATGATGTCGTTCGTATTCTGTGCTATGACCATTAAAGCTGTCGGCAGAGCCGCGGGCGCAATGGTTAATGAAGTTCGCAGACAATTTAAGGAAATCGTCGGTATCATGGACGGCACTGGAAAACCAGATTACGCCAGATGCGTATCCATCTCTACCGCAGGCGCACAAAGGGAAATGGTTCTTCCATCGTTGTTGGCTATCATCGTACCGGTAGCCACGGGTCTCCTGCTTGGCGTAGCTGGCGTTATGGGTCTGCTGACAGGCGGCCTTACCTGCGGATTCGTTCTTGCGATTACGCTCAACAACGCAGGCGGCGCATGGGACAATGCAAAGAAATATATCGAAAAAGGCGCTCACGGCGGAAAAGGCTCCCCGGCTCACAAGGCTGCGGTTGTAGGCGATACTGTCGGCGACCCGTTTAAAGATACTGCCGGCCCAAGTATGAACATTCTTATCAAACTGATGTGTATGGTCAGCGTTGTGTTCTCCGGCGTTATCGTTAAATTCGCACCTATGATTTCGGAGTTTCTGCATTTAGGCAAATAG
- a CDS encoding DUF5615 family PIN-like protein, producing MQFKIDENLPAELSELIKQSGYDSKTVFEQQLAGANDSRLGDVCQKENRILVTLDTGFADIRSYPPKNYPGIIVLRLSRSDKQYILKIFADVMRLFTAQQIEKRLWIIEEGKLRIRD from the coding sequence ATGCAATTCAAAATTGATGAAAATCTACCGGCCGAATTGTCAGAACTGATAAAACAGTCCGGATACGATTCCAAAACTGTATTTGAACAGCAGCTTGCGGGCGCTAATGATTCGCGACTTGGGGATGTTTGTCAAAAGGAAAATAGAATATTGGTAACGCTTGATACGGGCTTTGCTGATATAAGGTCATATCCTCCGAAAAACTATCCCGGCATAATTGTCTTGAGATTAAGCCGGAGCGATAAACAGTACATTTTGAAAATATTTGCAGATGTAATGCGTTTATTTACTGCCCAACAAATTGAAAAACGTTTATGGATTATCGAGGAAGGTAAATTAAGAATCAGAGATTAA
- the argJ gene encoding bifunctional glutamate N-acetyltransferase/amino-acid acetyltransferase ArgJ gives MKNTTLTAPKGFLAAGISGGIKVSGKKDIGMICCPSGAKAAAVFTTNKVVSAAVTVCKQHIKSAVTEAVIVNSGNANTCTGKQGLLNAETMCKTAAELIDAKANQVLIASTGIIGHQLPMEKISSGIIIAAAKLSSSTNAGSDFAHAIMTTDTKCKQAYKELKLGGATVAITGTTKGAGMIGPNMATTLCFITTDANISKNLLQTALKDAIGNSLNKLTVDGHQSTNDTAIILASGLAGNKAITKADSNYKKFAAALDELMTDLAKQMALDAEGATRMFTIVINGAASKVEAIKAARAVADYDLVKCAIHGSDPNWGRIICAVGSCGVKLNTNKLSCSIGGVTVFKNGQPVKFDPKKVSKIISQKEHTIVVNLGAGKSSDFCYGCDLSKGYVTINADYHT, from the coding sequence ATGAAAAACACAACATTAACGGCACCAAAAGGATTTCTTGCGGCGGGAATAAGCGGCGGAATTAAAGTTTCTGGCAAAAAAGATATCGGAATGATTTGCTGCCCGAGCGGCGCAAAAGCGGCGGCAGTTTTTACAACCAATAAAGTCGTATCAGCGGCTGTTACCGTCTGCAAACAACATATTAAATCCGCTGTAACAGAAGCTGTCATCGTCAACTCCGGAAACGCGAACACCTGCACAGGCAAACAAGGTCTGCTCAACGCAGAGACGATGTGCAAAACAGCAGCGGAATTAATCGACGCAAAAGCGAATCAGGTTCTCATCGCATCGACGGGCATTATCGGCCATCAACTTCCGATGGAAAAAATCAGCAGCGGCATCATCATAGCAGCAGCGAAACTATCGAGCAGTACAAATGCGGGCAGCGATTTCGCGCACGCGATAATGACAACCGATACAAAATGCAAACAGGCGTATAAAGAATTGAAACTCGGCGGCGCGACAGTCGCAATCACAGGCACAACCAAAGGCGCAGGAATGATTGGGCCGAATATGGCGACTACGCTGTGCTTTATCACAACCGACGCGAACATCTCGAAAAATCTTTTGCAGACTGCATTGAAAGACGCTATCGGCAATTCGCTCAACAAGCTGACCGTTGACGGCCATCAGAGCACAAACGACACAGCGATAATCCTCGCATCAGGATTGGCTGGCAACAAGGCAATCACAAAGGCAGACAGCAATTATAAAAAATTCGCGGCGGCACTCGATGAGCTTATGACAGATTTGGCGAAGCAGATGGCACTCGACGCCGAGGGCGCAACGAGAATGTTCACAATCGTAATCAACGGCGCAGCATCAAAAGTTGAAGCTATCAAAGCCGCCCGCGCGGTTGCGGATTATGACCTTGTCAAATGCGCAATCCACGGCAGCGACCCGAACTGGGGCAGAATCATCTGCGCGGTCGGAAGCTGCGGCGTTAAATTAAATACAAACAAATTAAGCTGCTCAATCGGCGGCGTTACAGTATTCAAAAATGGCCAGCCGGTCAAATTCGACCCGAAAAAAGTTTCCAAAATCATATCGCAAAAAGAGCATACTATCGTTGTAAATCTCGGTGCGGGAAAATCCAGCGATTTCTGCTACGGCTGCGATTTGAGCAAAGGCTATGTAACAATTAACGCCGATTATCATACGTAA